The segment CAAAATACTGGCCCCCAACAGTCCTTCAGAATAAAGATTGTATGGAAAGCTTCCTGATCTGAAAAGAATGGAGTTCAtcttcaataaatatatatatatctgaaccctacaatttataatgagaacacagagaaaaaaaaacacaaacaggatgtaatatttaagttaaacttttgtcacacagtctcatatttgtttatattgactttaatattcacatttattcaaataaaatagctgTATATTTTATGCATTTATCCTTAAAATGTGGCGCACTATTGGCCACTAGTTCAAATGTTTGATGTGTTTAAGGCTATATAAGGTTATAACTATTCCTTTGGCTCACATTGAATTAAAATCATACATTGTAACAATTTGTGTGTCTACATCctcttattgtttatttgtgttttcaggtGGCGATTTTATTGTTTACCATGAAGTTGTCtaattttcaaattttactgACCAAGTTTTGTACAGTGACTGATCCATCTGCAGTTTCCGAACCAGTAACTGatatctcaaaaaaatattgctttacTGATGGTGTCTGGTCACCTcaggtaatctttctctttttcttttaatatgtaAAGAATATTatctgtatgtatttttttatttagaaatggaTACTGTTTGTTTAAGGTGGATACTGTTTATCTAGGGTGGATACTGTTTGTCTAAGGTTGATGTGTTTGACCATGGTGGATAAAACAGAGCATGATCTTTGCAGAAGTTGTAGAACATTTTTCCACCATAGAATCcatacattgaaatgaaaatgttcagATTTTATCCATGATCACCTGTCTGAAGATTAGGAACTAGATATAGGTCTTGAAGTATTACACTTAatgatctatttaaacaaataaaaagaactctACTGTTTAACcacaaatattaataaaatttggAAAGACCTTCACATAAtccttgttaattttttattaccttttcaatatgtttaatttgttgattttttcttgaaaaatgtgtagttttggGTACTGTATAGACAACACTTATACCCACAttctcattataaaataattagtttctaCTTTTGGACATTATGACAAATAATATAATCCGTTGGCTTTGTGGAGGTATCAAAATGCTCTATAAAAAGGAACTTGATTCAAGAAACACAAGGAAGGGAAAAGAGAAATCTATTATACATAAGTAAGAAGTAATGGGATGCACAgtggatattaatttttaaaaaagtattacaaaaagtaaagtttacctttcagaccttgcgatctatggagcaaATGATGTCAAGGgaatgtttctatggccagtggttaatgagcaggtcgtcatgtgtccagcacaatgactaacctcCTTAATTTTCCCCACCtaaagtcagttacccattagagttgggtgactgaggggcaccctaaaaattcaaaatcccaatcttcattgaggttcaaaccctggaccccaTGTTTTCCTATGAGGTACACAAATCATTTAGCcgacaaaaaatcaaaatattgatatagaagCGAAATGAAATATGACTGAGCTTTTGGCCCATGACTTTGAAATGCTAATATCTATGTATACTTCTTTATGTTGGCAGATGATCAACATGATTTGTTCATTGAAAGACACTTGAAGGTGTAAGTTGTAAAAGGTTTTAAAAGACTTGCCAAAGCAAGGCATTCTTGACAGGGATAAACATTGGGAGCAGCTCTAGCTGACTCAGCTCAGAGGATGACATCACAGTTAATTGACAtctttctgttaacaatgcatggattatcttatcttcttcattCTAGGGGAATTATGCATTGAGTGAAGACATCTTGCtgtagaagagaagaacaattCAGATAGTTCACATGATTGTTTTGATTGGTTTTGATTGTCTTATGTTAATGGCTGGTAAAGAACTGAAACATGTAGGCTGGAGATCACTTGATAGAAATCAAGGTAGGACTGCACTTTTGCACAGAGTAAAGTTGAAGCATGTAGTTACCAAgtgtaaaataatattcaaattgctATTAGCTAAACTAGTGAAACCTGTAATTTAACATACATTaacattcttttcttatttgaattctactgttaaatttcaattataaCATTAACCCTATCAAGTAATTTACAGGTCATGTTTCTgtctatcaagctatttacttctcataTTTCTATGTATTCTTCCATAAATTTCTATGAATGAATTCACCCTTGAGTGGTATATTTTTGTCTGTATTTGCAAATACATATTTGTGTTGCTTTTTGTATTTCTGACTTGCAACTTCTGAATTGAATCTCCTTTCTTTACACAGAAATCTCTGATCTACATTGTATGAGAAAATCATGAAGTGGTTGTTGTCATTGATCCAGAAACTAAGTTGCAATCTGTcttgataaatatatcatacagatttgatagtggcctattcaacccgaggcggcttaaagcaaaaacaaaaacaaatgcagcagtaatcagagatttgctatttgctgaccactgtgccctaaatgcctgctctgaaaacaaTCTGCAGatcatcgtcagtgacttctcaagagcatgctcagactttggccttaccatcaatacgaacaagactgaagtcttatatctacctgctcctgggaaagcctactcggatccaagcattactataaatggacaggatataaatgcagtggacaaattcacatatcttggcagcacactctccagaaatggaaaaatcgatagtgaaatcgacctgcgtatcgccaaggccagtgcatcctacagcagactgtctacaaatgtctggaacagacgtggtatcaccacaaacaccaagctaggtgtctatagagccgtcatcctccctacattgctttATGCcccagaaacatggacagtgtacagtaaacatgcaaagaaactaaaccacttccacatgacatgtctgagaaaaatactaaatgtcaaatggcaagacaaaataccagatacagaagtccttcgaagagcgtgtctgcaaagcatccacacaatcctgatgcagtcccagctgcgatgggcaggtcacatctacagaatggaagaccaccgcatccctaaacgactcctgtatggccaactaagcgaaggaaagcgctcgcaaggtggtcaaagaaagcgcttcagggacaccctcaaagcttctctgaaggtgttcagcatagacccaggcacctgggagacagaggcacatgacagagcatcatggcgtcgcgctgtgaaaactggcgcacaggttgctggggaaaaaagaacaatgctggcagaagaaaaacgccagaaaagaaaagcaaggcccacgacactagctccagctggaataacctgcccagtgtgcggccgaacatttcgggctcacataggtctcaccagccacatgaggaggcataaaaccccagtgcaaagccctcagccccctggatgacaaagtggtcatcatcgaaccacgatggacgaactataagtTGCAATCTGTCTTGGTAAGCAGTATTGAAGTTAGGGtgatagctttcttggtcacaataatttaatttgaaaattaaagtaattttttttgctttagtagACAGATTTATAAtcattaaacattgttttaaatgtctaaaagattaattaaaatttgtaaaactgttgtgaaattattttcacTGTTATCAGTATTTTTTATTCCTAGATTTATCACTGCTTTTAGTTTCCTATATAATCGTTGTGTTACTATTCAAATGTTGTGTAAACATAATTCTTATTACTATTATGCTTtacaaaaaaagtgaattatGTTCTTAAAGGCTCACTAAATAGTTTTATTCAACACTTCATACAGTTGGAGAATTTAGGGGAACActtagcttatttttttaggatggattatttccttttatttaaattaaactataaaactaataaaccatattcatatttaatacttattttcaaatatatatctagacCTTCATAAAATGCATACAAAAACATGTGAAAAAATTAGGTTGATTAACTTTGATGAAATTGTATACTTGATGATCATATTTTTGTCAATATCAGGAATGATATTGGTCAAATGAATTGTAAAATGTGTTGTGGACTCAAGCCTGTTTTTAGACTTTGACTTTGTTACAACATAATCAGAAAATCCTGCTGCACTTAAATAGACTGTGGGAAACTGAAGTAATGATAGCTCATTTAATGGATGATCTGTCAGAaactagatcagttcaaagtccATTGTGATGTTGTAAGGAAAGAATTTCCCTTATGGAGAAGGACTAATAAaatcaaattgttttgttttctgttttacttaataattaattcatgtactagttaattattccagtagtttgtgaaaCACCTAGTCAGGCTTTCTGTGGtaaaacagtttgggaaacattgacaTACTATATGAAGCAGATAGTGACTCAAATGATCATATTGACAgcattttaactttatttctgtACAGTTGTAATAGAGTTTTAGAAAAGAACTTTGATACATGGCTCTAGCTTTAGCCATGCATTAATGAGTTTaagtagttttttattttagttgtagGCAGGGAGTTGATTGGTTGATGTCTCAATATACATGATCATGTATTATGGTCCGGCacttacgctgggtagggcatgtATCCCATATGGAagatgaacgtatgccaaaggcagtcttttttgaagagctaaaaggtggttgacGTAACAGAAGCGCCCCACAGATACATTTCAAAGACCAACTTAGGCATCagctttccttggctgacatagatagaagagagcacctggttgcatgtggcCTCAGAAGGATACAGCTGGATGTCAATCACGAAGGCAGCAGGATACttatttgagaccaaaaaaaaaatctgctgccgaggacaaatgcagacggcgaaaagaaaatctgaattaaccacctgcgaacaatggttatgcttgccctggatgtagcaaaatatgtaggtcactgctgaggctgcgcagccatgggaaatactgcactcctcactaatctttagactccaagacaagccttatacaGGATCATTGTTAAGCTCACTATCAGTTCATTATTtagaattttctttaaaaaaaagcataaaaaaacttcccctttcagaccttattgtctataataatataatattaataatacatgctttgtccaatacaagaaaaaataaatattaattgttttttatattttctttatttactgtCAGATGTTTAGTCACTTTGGGAGCAGTGATCTTGAGATTTCGATGCTAGATACTCTCAGATTTGAAAGCCGGTATCTTGGATATTTTCTTAGCTCCTCTAGATCAAGATGGCAAAGAACTTTATAAGGATAGGTCTCCCATCCATCACACAACATTCAAGCACCAATGGGTTTCTTTCAAGGAGTTGAAGATAAGGTTTGAATCAGATTTATCTTTTTACTACCtctggcattttttttattcgtctCATGctaaaaagtgatatttttttttgcaaattagaGGACAGAAGGTAATATCAACACTGGCACTGGTGTAGATGAGAGTAGCTGGCAACTGATGCTTTCTGAAAGAGACAATTAAGCTCTCAAGAAGGCAGTGGAACACACATTTAAGGCCAAAATAAAACCTGTTTTGAAAGACAGGTGaaaattcaaaagaaaacaattggaTCCTTGaaggacaacagctttgtctgcatcagatgatgaaaaataTGCATGGAAAAAGAGGGTTTGCATAATATTGATGTGTAAAAACAAATGTCACAGATGACAATCTCAGCTCTGCATGGCCTATACAAATGTCTTCCACACATTAGGCTGATTGTTGACAAAGGGCAAAAGATTAGCAGCAAAATCTCAAGTGTGATAATTGAAAAATAGAGTTAGACttgactcaaaacattttgaaaggaCTTGTAATGACAATATCAATGCAATTCCTGATTAAAACAGAAGGAAAGGCTGGATGAAGACTTGGAGAAAAGTTCATTttctaaataacttttttatgtaaatttcaTTGACTTTCTAGAATTTGAGTTCAATCTACTTAACTGTGTTTATTTTGTGCATAGGTAGTTCCCCTTAACGAAGCTGAGATGAGGCAGTTAAAGCAAAAGGACTGCAATGTTTGTTTCTAGGTAATGTTTTATAGACATAACATTTACCatcctttttatttatgaaagtaaaaaagtttttttcttttctggagaggggggggggtgtgtaaACTgtttgtggtaaaaaaaaaaaaataaagttgccctttccgatcttgtagtctataggtcagatgatgtaaaggttatctgattctgtggcctacggctaacgagggtgtcatgtggccaacaaaatgacaaaccactttactttttccctaactaatatcaggtacccaatagagctgggtctttaccaggatttgagccatggaccctggttcagaagctaagcgccttactactcagccaccgcaccttcCTGTTTGTGGTAATCAGGGTTTgcgttttgagtttaggcacatgggcacaatttaggccatgtcgttcCCAGGCTGTTTTATCTTGATAGGCTCTAAATATAAGTGTCAAATATGTTTAAATGTGTATAAGATGCATGTCCAGATAAAGGTGCTACAACTgaccaaattttttaaaaattcatatgtAAAGATAAACTAAATCATGACTAGTGATGTGCCTTTAGAACTGTTTCATGGGAGAAAAAcatctaaaatcattttttttttctgcaggaCCAGACACAAGAGAATTCGACAACATATGTATCAGAAGATCAAAATCAGAAACTGAAATCTGCCCatttggagtgtcaccagagaatgctgaccatctcctccaaaactgctctctttaccaagaggctgtacatgacactggccccaaaacaccccaatagaaagaaaactatatggagagttccctgatttggaaaccactgcgaaaATAATCTCATATACTGGTccagtcatctgaatgctccaataaaaaaatgagaaggaagaagaaagaagattgtatgtaccatttttgtttgtttgaggaTGGGGAGAAAAGTGTTCTTAGAATTCAAACACCAAAAGTATGTGTCTTTATGAATTCAATGTAATTGATACTAGGCTTTTTGGGCTGAAAATAAAATGCAGGAAATTTTATTGGAAGtgcagaaagaaaaagagtttttagccaaaataaacaatgtatagCCTGAGAACAAATCAGGTGGAAGAACCAAGGGTAATGCTAGTATATTATAGAAGTAGTATCTTTTTTTACGCTTGCAACTTCATTGATGCATAAGTGTCACAAACTGCTTGTTAATGtgatatgaaacataatttttctttttttttggtacacaTATAATCActctaaaaaattatttctaagatAGATAACTGTCTCTAGTAACCTGCTAGTGGACCATGATGAACCTTTTTCTATCTTGCTTTGTATGATATAAACTTTCCTAGTTTTGACTTTAAATTGTCATTCTAGTCGTGTCAGTTATGCTTATAGGCTGTTAGACAAAAATCGTGAAAACAAGAGtacataacattttctaaagaaattttaaatattttgcatttttagggaAGCAACATGGCTATCAAAAAGCAGAGACGATACAAACCTCATTAGATGgagagttttattttgttggtaaaGTCCTTGGTTTTGAGCCAGCAGAGAAACATAGAAAGGTAATTTGTCAACATTTCAGATTTATCACTAAGAGAAAAGCAGAAAAGCTTTGATGGGCAGCATCTCTGTTGACCCAGTGATCCATCAAACTTATGGAACAAGTGATGGTGAAGATGTTCATTACAGTGCTTATGTCTGGGAACACTGAATGACttacatttttagttcatgCTTTTCAAAATGTGGTGATGAAAGCTGAATTGAAGCCTTCATCTCTGGCCAGTAGTCATGCTGTTTATTATTGCtagtattattattgcttttgattagcacaacttccatgctcctatagcaagcacagtgcattctgggtcaatatcttttgttgacatagggggggggggagggggaggataTCTGTGAGTCCTTCCTTTAGGCTCTTAGCAAGCAcaacttccatgctcctatagctagcacagtgcattctgggtcaatatcttttgttgacatatgaggggggggggaggatatcGGTGAGTTCTTCCTTTAGGCTCTCAGCAAGCACAACGTGGAATCAAATCAAAAATACCTAGTCTACAATGTGATTTCAATTGAAGCTCTCCTCACATACATAATCAAGCAGTTTATAGCTTAGcatttataaattgtataatgtgttatgtttatatgtgtgattttttttttatgatttaaagaaagaaacttaaggattttaatttttattctttttgaaatATGTAAGGAATGTTAGTGTATTGTTGGCAACATTGTtggtgtaaaaatgtattttcacttGGTAGCCAAGAATGCTTATAACtgatatataattaataataacaattaataataataattaacaataatttaatacaCAAAATGTCCAAAGAcacacaattttatttaaaatgtctgATATTTATGTTGCCAACTTTTACCTAAATTTCAATTGCTTTATTGTTTCAAAGTTATAGACATTTGAACCTCAGCATTAGGGTCAAAAGGTCAATGCCccacgaatattttttttagatttatcaaTTGGCTATGAACATAAACTGTATTAATTGGAAGCATTAGCtttctaaaaagtaaaataaagtctattggcagatgatgaaaaggtctgtttctgtggcccatggttaacaaggttgtcatgtcaccagcacaatgaccaactggcttttctttttctctaacttatattaggtacccattagagctgggttgactccGAGGTAcgctaaagatcccgaaattaaaatacctgttttcagaagattaaatgtttagtttctctttatgttactacaactttttatttgttataactttttttttttattgaatattaacatTTCATGAATTATTACATGACACTTATCATTTTGCAGGGCCATACACATATATGTAAAATACATGCTAGATCTATGAGTGTAGAGAAAGATATTCGTTATGAGCTGCTGGCTAGATTATGCCCAAACAGTACAGGTATGTATTcacattattatgtttatatttatggGGTAATGAACAATGTTAAAAGAGTGTGATGTTTAGCTGTTTTGGATAAAATCTCTTGGCTCCCTATCAATGGGGCTTGAGCTCAAATCTTAATTGAGcttagttgtgtttgctgagcctcTAAATGCAGTACAGAAACCTTTTTACTCCAAGTTTCCACTAAAAGAGATTAGACcatgagcatgttataagcatgaaagatgcgctctataaaaaaaataattagaaaaataaaggaATAACTTGTAGTGAATGGAAAGAGCAAGGGTATTTATttggtaaaaaattaaatgactcCAGATTAATACATTAAAATCCTAAATAAGAACCCTTAAAATGCAAAGTAGCGAAACTTTATTGAAAGCTTATAATCAGCCACTACATAAAACATTCACTAACCCTAACCATATGACAATCAATGACTACAAATCATTTATGGCTGCCTTTTAGCCTTTTAAGCCAACAATCAGTTGCCTGATTGCAACTTGCTTAGAACATAAGACTTCATGAAGTTATTAGAGCTATTGAAACTATTTAACCAAGCTGGGTTCAAAGAATTTAATGTTGAGATATTACAGTGAGACTTTCCTAATCCTATTTGATGTTGAGATGAGACTTTGCTAGTCATATTTGGTGTTGAGACATTACATTGAGATTTTCCTAGTCATACTTTGATGTTTAGACTTGactactttctctttcttccattCAAGTTTATACTTTCACTCAGCAATCTAATACTTGATACTCTTTCTATTATTGACAAATTCATGTATGAATACAAGcaattacttcattttaatGTACATTAGCTTTAAAAACTGTGTATTCATCATAATGTAGTTACCACAATGATCtttattatttacaaatttaattctcTCACAAACTATGTTCTTTCCTCTCAACAAACACTCTTTATGTTAATGTCTTCTCATCTACTCTTGATAATGGTATACAGAAGTAAACCTAGATTTCCATTTGAATCAACTTACATTAAAAGagaaattcttcttcttcttcttcgttctcattgttatgttggagtgttcatatgactagaccaacacatgagatgaactgcgcagtggtttccaaatcagggagctctccatattgttttctttctattggggtgatttggggccaatgtcttatgcgggcctcttggtaaagagagcagttttggaggacctggtcagcattctctggtgatactccacatgggcaaatttcactggttccaattttgagcttgcggtacatgtgttgtcgcattctgttgtgtccagtcctgagtcaaaagattagacgttggtcttgtcgggatagcttatagtaagcgtcatctttcttgtgatttggatgagagctcgtccatttctcatttattttatttacaattaatttcttcatttcttctggatagagtgcagagtttacttgtgagtttgttctcccactcttggcgagtgtgtcagccttctcatttcctgctagttgtatatgagctggtatccattgataacagtttttttgctgttgttgttgagctttgtaagtgctgttctaaggtgtttaatataagaggaatcagagttttgcaagctttggagggttgtttttgcatcggttagaaagacaatctgactttgtggggaacttggatgatttgctagcatggtagcagttagtgcttccctttctgctctgtgactgtcagagagctctccagttgcaatggatttttctagttttcctccatctggccatttgataagtattccagctcctccatttgtggtggctttatgggatgagccatccgtgtaaaatctgatccactgattgctaggataattggtatgtagaaaacagttcaccatttccttgagctctgttggtctgttaacagattttctttttatgttttcaatatggtcccttatagtaggaagagggctttcgtcccagggtagagattcattatagtttattgaggattccagagtaattttttcaagttggtgtttcttttttaggcttagagattcctgtatgaaattggtccttttgagatgGTTTTTGTCCCAGTTTTGTGCAGCGGTTTTCTCCATAGCTCTTATAGGTGTTGTTTtcattgctcctgtcattatccttagaccaatattttgaaccttgtctatttttcttaggttggtttgggctgctgagccccccCATGCCGTGGTTATAAGAGAAATAAATCTGAatagtatttatttagaatcttGTCATACTGATTATTTTGATAGTGACTCCATATTGTCTgtgtttttatgctttttttctaagttttgaattaatcatttgtttgttaatgcattggttaaaaaacaaaagaggtctattgttgttttttttatttttacttttttatttgcttttatcAATAGGAGCGGAAATTCGTAGTGTTGGCACAGAAGCTGGAATGTTTGCTATCAGGGCTCATAGGAAGATGGCTACAGAGAAAGATTTTCTGGGAGCAGTAAATAAAGTCATCAAAGCCTACGCCAAATCTAGTGCAACTCCTTGCTACATGacttacaatgaaatcaatagtaGCTTGATAGAAATGGCTACtagagaatcagtacagaacttGTGTTTACTCACTGATCTGATTTTAAACTTAAGTGAATCATTGTTTGTATTCATgatgttttatttcaacttaTTAAATCATGGTATCTTTCTTATTAAATATGTTGTCAGTGTGGTTTTTACTTTTGTCAGTAATTTGTTACAGCTGGATGTTCCTTTGCAATTTAAGATTATTGCatcccaaacctcctgcaggatagcTGGGAATGAGTATGGGCATTTCATCTAGTAGGGTAGCTAATAGAATCTGAACATGAATGAACTAGATCAGTGTGCTTGATACTCAGGGCATTAAAAAGCAATGCATGAACAGTACCCAGATGTGGCTTAATATCAATTGATAAAGACACTAGAAAGCATTATgaaaataattcttcaaaaaTCAAGTATTCAGAAATAATGTTTTGGGTAAATAGGTTGGCATGTCTTGAGCTTATTTAAaccataaattttttttttttaaatttagacaaTTAAGTTTCAAACCAAATTATTTTGAttcaagtttgtaaaattaggCTTCTAATTACTACTTGCAGTACACAACAATGGCTGCATTGCATTTATAAGTACTTGCTTAAATCAATAAGATTTTAGCATTTCCTGTATAAAAGTTAACAGTTGAAAATGTAATAATGCTGAAAAATGtgctaaataaattttaactttGGGATCTTGTAGATGAGAGGTTAAGTGCATCTCTTCCAAACTGAGGGGATCTAAGGGTTCAAATCTTGCTGAAGAATGGTATCTTTGATTCTTATGATGcctgagcccctcctgcccgaagctaactggttaaggcgccagttactcgcctttgccccttctcctgttagtgagaacagttccaccggactcaatatctgagccacacgtgaaggccaggagttggactgattgtcagaggctatttgagacgcatgccatttggaagcattttataggtagtggagtgcttacatccattaccactccggcaatgacaaccttgctagctacccacctaggagaaggaaaacttgcagctatacccaatcatgggcttcgggagtcaaccctgaggaaaaatcgagctggcgaccctaaggcagtttgcagcacccagtgttACACTCTgacagaacctgcgacgccgctaaccccaaactgtatcggcactgccgttcctttggatacatcagctgcgtggagaggggggaactgatgtgtgggcaacATCATTCCGatcacagctaatgcccaggcattcatctcaccgAGATGATCCATAGGAGGCCATAGAATGATGCCTGAGAGTCCAACCAAATCTATTGGGCACCAGAcagtagttggggaaagtaatgctggttggtcattgtggtaCTTTACCTTCGTACAGGGCCATTGTCTATAAATAAAAGTTGCATTGTATAATACGATTTTtacaatagagttgggtggctAATATGATTTAACACAATTAAACTTAAACTATAATTCACAAAAG is part of the Biomphalaria glabrata unplaced genomic scaffold, xgBioGlab47.1 scaffold_20, whole genome shotgun sequence genome and harbors:
- the LOC129924135 gene encoding uncharacterized protein LOC129924135; translation: MRRKKKEDWKQHGYQKAETIQTSLDGEFYFVGKVLGFEPAEKHRKGHTHICKIHARSMSVEKDIRYELLARLCPNSTGAEIRSVGTEAGMFAIRAHRKMATEKDFLGAVNKVIKAYAKSSATPCYMTYNEINSSLIEMATRESVQNLCLLTDLILNLSESLFVFMMFYFNLLNHGIFLIKYVVSVVFTFVSNLLQLDVPLQFKIIASQTSCRIAGNEYGHFI